The sequence GAACTGCCGGATAATATAATCATCTTGGGCCCTAATCATACTGGAGCTGGCGCAAGATTTTCCATAATGGCTCATGGCATGTGGAATACACCTATAGATAATGTCAATATTAACGGCGAACTTGCAGAAATAATACTGAATAAAACCAGTTTGATAAAAGAGGATGAAGAAGCGCAGATTTACGAATATTCGATAGAGGTTCAGCTCCCTATTATTCAATATCTTAAGAATAATTTTAGATTTGTCCCAATTGTGGTTTCATATGGTGATATTAAACAGTATCAGGAGATTGGGTACGCAATTGCGAGCGCAATAGAAGATTTTAAGGAGGAGGTGCTCATTATAGCCAGTTCTGATATGACGCATCACGAATCATCTGAAACTGCAAAAACCAAAGATAATCTGGCTATTGAATCTATATTAGCTTTGGATGAGGTAGAACTTTTTAATAGAGTTCACAAGCATAGTATTTCTATGTGTGGCTGTGGGTCTGTGTGCATTATGCTTGCAGCATGTAAGAAGCTAGGCGCAAAGTATGCAGAGCTGGTAAAATATACTAATAGCGGAGAGGTGACAGGCGATTTTTCTCAGGTAGTTGGGTATGCAGGGATAACTGTAAAGTGAATTCTTCTCCAAAACGCATCTTTTACCTTATCACAGACCTTGACATTGGTGGCGCGGAAAGCATGCTTTTTGAGCTGGTGCGTTTGGTTGATAAAGAAAAATTCTTACCAACAGTCGGATGCTTGAAGGGAAAAGGTGTTATAGGTGAGAGGATAGAGGCGCTTGGCATAAAAGTAAAGTATTTTCAGGTCGAAAGGTTCTGGAATATAATTAAACTTCTTAAGATTATATCTTTTTTTAAAAAAGAGAAATTCGATATCCTTCATTCCTATCTCTTTCATGCAAACATAATCGGAAGAGTCTTCGGAAGAATAGCTGGTATTCCGATTATCATTTCATCAATTCGCGTGTGTGAAAAAGGGAGAAGAAGTCATCTCTGGATGGATAGAATTACTAACTGGATGGTGGATATTGAGATATGTGTATCAAAAGAAGTTAAAAATTTCACAATAGAAAAAGCTGGCATACCAGAACATAAGCTTAAGATTGTTGAGAATGGAATTACTGATTCATTCCTTGATGCGGTCACATCGTGTAGAAATAAAAAAGAAGAAATAAAGGGGAAATTGGGATTAGATAATTCGCTCATTGTTGGAACTATTGCCAGATTATCCAGGCAGAAGGG is a genomic window of bacterium containing:
- the amrB gene encoding AmmeMemoRadiSam system protein B, giving the protein MLRNPAVAGQFYPASKEQLICEIEKYINKKTSKEKILGIVSPHAGYMCSGETAVLTLSRAELPDNIIILGPNHTGAGARFSIMAHGMWNTPIDNVNINGELAEIILNKTSLIKEDEEAQIYEYSIEVQLPIIQYLKNNFRFVPIVVSYGDIKQYQEIGYAIASAIEDFKEEVLIIASSDMTHHESSETAKTKDNLAIESILALDEVELFNRVHKHSISMCGCGSVCIMLAACKKLGAKYAELVKYTNSGEVTGDFSQVVGYAGITVK
- a CDS encoding glycosyltransferase, with the protein product MNSSPKRIFYLITDLDIGGAESMLFELVRLVDKEKFLPTVGCLKGKGVIGERIEALGIKVKYFQVERFWNIIKLLKIISFFKKEKFDILHSYLFHANIIGRVFGRIAGIPIIISSIRVCEKGRRSHLWMDRITNWMVDIEICVSKEVKNFTIEKAGIPEHKLKIVENGITDSFLDAVTSCRNKKEEIKGKLGLDNSLIVGTIARLSRQKGIEYLIKTVKIVISKFPDITFIIAGKKLCREKLVDLSIELGISDKVKFLGFIKDIPKLLSVIDIFVLPSLWEGMPNVVLEAMAAEKPVIATDTGGSKDIIDNNINGVLVEPKNSEALAEAILKLLKNPDERERLGKAAEQRVKEKFPIDRMVSKTEQIYTQLLTVTPK